TGACCAAGGAGCCGTGCATGCACGAACTTAAAATTCCATGCTCCAAGCTTCAAAAAGGAGAGTTCCCCTGTTCTTTCCCGGAGATGAAGAAACTTCCCTGCGGACACATCAAACAGCTTCCGTGCTCTACGCCGCTGGATGCCTCCCTGTGTGATACGGAAGTGGAATTCGTAATGTTGTGCTCTCACCTGACGACAATTCGATGCGGTTTGCCAGCAGACGATCGACAAAAGCTAGCTGCTTACTGTACTGAGCTTGTCCGTAAGAAACTTTTATGTGGCCATCCAAAACGGATGAAATGCAACGAAGATCCGACGGAATTCGACTGTGGCGTTGAGGATGAACGTCTTCTGGATTGCGGGCATCTTTTCCAGTATGCTTGCCCCGGGAAATCCATGGATGCATTTATTTTGTCCTGTGAGCGGATTGTCGATCAACAAATGCCATGTGGGCATACGCAGAAAATTACGTGTTCTAAACCGCTTACACGGTGCGTTCAAGAAGTCGTCCGAGCTCTCGAGTGTGGTCACAGCGTCAAAAGCGCTTGCTGGAACACTACACCAACCTGTACGGCGATTGCAGAGAAGACATTGGCGTGCGGCCACCAGCAGTCTGTCCAATGCAATATCGACTCGGTTGTTTGCATCGAACTCGTCAAAGTCCTTCATCCCGTTTGTTCGCATTTACAGTTGGTTCCCTGTTTGATGACCAAAGATGAAACTTATTTGCGCAACTTGAAATGCAAAACGGAGACAttgaaatttctaaattgtGGACACGAAGCTCTGCTTCCTTGTTCCCAGGAAATCGACGACAGCATTGTCTGTTCTACTTTCATTGATGTTACGCTTCCGTGTAACCACATGACCAACATTCCATGCAGTAATAGTGACATGAAAGCAAAGAAGAAATGCATAGTGAAATGCCGAGCCCCTCTCGATTGTGGCCATGGCTGCTCGCTGATTTGCCACGACCAAGCAATTGCACATGTTTGCAAGCAAATAGTTCCAAAACAACTGAAATGCGCTCATTACGTGGTACgcatttttattccttttccaCAATATTACAATTTTGATCGttaagaaatatttcatttacaGAATATGCCGTGTTCCCGCCAACCATTTGACGAAGTTTGTCGCGCAcccgtctccgttcaacgtgCTTGCCGTCATGCGTGGATGACCGAATGTGTTAATAGGTCTTCGAAAGATGTGCCCGTCTGTCGTGAActaataaagaaaacattgcCCTGCAATCATTTGGCATTGGTTGAATGTTCCGTATCGACTGATGACATTTTCTGCAACGAGATATGCGATCATGTCCTTGCTTGTCAACACAGTGTACCTACTAGATGTGGAGTCTCGATGAATCAAAGGTACTTGTTGACGTGTCCTATAAAAGAACTGAAAGAATTACCGTGCGGTCACATCTACACCTTCAATTGTGGATCTTATGAAGCTACCATATCTCTAGATAGCCTTTACTGCAggtaaacaaatttaaactGTGACACCGAGGcaagtttaatttaatttaattaatttttatggtcTTAGGGTTATGGTGGAAAAAACGGTCCCGGAATGCGGTCATAGAATTATGTTTGAGTGTGGAAAACAAGTGTCAAAATACGACTGCCCACAAGAAGTCGAGCTTGAACTTATAAAACTTTCGTGTGGTCATTCTTTACGAGGGGAATGCCGACTTCTTTACGCAGGTACTATCTCAAATTACTTTTAACCATGCATAATTAATCCCATTGCTtgttacattttgtttgtaGATAAAACTGACATTATGGAAGCCGCGATGCAAGCGGCAAAGTGCATTGGTCCTTGCCGAGCAAAACTCGTTTGCGGTCACCGTTGCACCGCACGCTGTCACGAATGCCAGACGAGCGGACTCCATTCAGTCTGCGCCCAACGCTGTAATCGTGCTCTTATATGCGGGCATATGTACGTGATAATTTCAATTCGTATTTTTAAATCTACTACAAATTATAATCAAATTACTCTTGATAGGTGTGAAGCCAAATGCACTAAAGTGTGCCCTCCGTGCAAGAAACCTTGCGGATACCAATGCTCACATCAAAAGTGTTCAGCATCATGTGGCGATGAATGTTTCATGTGCACGGTAACGTCTTTTTAAGTTTGCATTGTAGTAAAATTCCTAAtagtaatttgttttaacaggaAACCTGTGGCTGGAAATGCCAGCACATGAAATGCAGTCATCCCTGCTACGAATTTTGCAATCGGGAACCTTGTGACGAGCCTTGTCACGAAATCTTACCTTGTGGTCATCAATGTGACAGCGTCTGCGGTGAAAATTGCCCGCCAAAATGTTTGTCTTGTTCTggtaaaaaaataccaaacttCAATCAGAGATCCAGGTAAAAACAGTTAGACAAAATCGTGTTAAAAGATTATCTAAAcgctataaattttttaatgttcagGTACATTTATCTGGAATGCGGTCACTGGATCGAAGTGAAAGAAATGGACGAGTGGGTGAATCGAAAGGATGAGAGTGAAGAGCCCATCCGCCAAATCCGTTTCCCTTCGTGTCCGCAGTGCAGAAAGGTGATCCGACAGTGTTTCCGCTATGGTGACCAAATCAAAGCCTTTTATTTGGATTTGATTGGCATAAAATGGGTCTATGTCAAGGATGAAACGATCCGCATTGTCGAAAAAGTTAAGCAAGCACTGAACAAATGGAAACCGCCAATAGCGGAAACAGAAGATGACGACCGCATCAAATCGACTTTTCTTCGTCTTACGTCTCTGTCTAATTGCAACAATTTGAATAGCGACCAACGTTGGGATCTCATTTATCGGATTCAGTTAATCTACCTAATGTCGTGTATAGTGAACgattcaaagaagaaatacgcgatgaaaaataacagaaaaaaggaagagttTACTCTAAAACAGTCATCAGTGGAACACATTGTGTGCGAGATTTCCAGCGCATTCCTCTACATGGAGAAAAATTCGAATTCTGGATATGGATACTATTTCGACTTGTTCATTGCCTTGAAACGGATGGATTTGTATCGACAATACTACGCTGTGAATTCTCTGTCGGAAAGACTCCCGAAATCCAGTCGCGTCAATCAGAGGCAACTAGAGAAAGTCGCCAATCTACTAAACAACAATCAAAGATTGACCAATGCTGAAGAAAATTTTCTTGTCAATTGGTTCGAAGAAAAATCGGCTTTTTACGGGATTAATTTGACCAGTTCATTCAATCGTGCTAACGTCCAGCTCGTACAACGGCTAGACATGAGCAATGATACGTGGTTCAAGTGCACTCGATCTTTTTGCGAGGCTGTCTTCTCTAAAACTTGCGACAAAAAATGTCCCGAATGTTTGGACGAGCTTGAGGCTTGATTCagttaagtttttttattattgtttaagTTGTTTAACTGCGGCAGTTCCATTTGCTTTATGTTTAATCATTTACTGCTCATTTTAAGCGCATTAAGTCTACCAAGATAATCGAATACAGATACTTTGATGAACCTTTGTTTATTGTTCGACATTTGTGGAAGTGGGCGTTGAGTTCGAGTaaaaatttcaggacttcGTCGCCGATGCCCCCAAGGACAAACTCATCGTGCGATTGGAGACATGACAAGCATTCGATTGGATTGGATACAAGGACCGACTTTCAAGGAGATGTTGCCCAAATGGATCCTGTTCCTATGGGTAATAgaatcttgttttgtttctcgaGGCTTTTCGCTTTTCTTTGGGCATGGTATTGTTAATCGATCTAGCTGTTTAGTTTAGTTTCTATTTGGTAAATTGTCCATTGGAGTTTAGGTTACATTTCACGACACGGGCAGTGGTTTTTAgtaattttaattatataGCCAAGTAGTTGCAGCCATTGTTGGGGAATCAATTCAATAGCAAGAATACtgtctttgaaaaatttaaaagaaaacaatcgaTGGCTATGTTAGACCATCGCTGTATCAGTTGCGAAAGGAAGATTCGATGGGCCACGACGTGTAGAATTCTATGTAGGCCATCGTTCGTACACCTCTAAAATGTTTAGTAaagtattaaaataaaatattaaattatatCGTGTCTAAAGAATACATATTGATTTCAATTCCCGGTTTAACGCAAGCAATCCGTATCGGAGAAAATATCCCATTAAACGAGTAGCGATTAAATGTGGGAGTAATGCGCAAATAGTGTTCTCCCAATAGTCATCACTTTGCTACAGTCCTCACTCCTCACAACTTATCCAAAATAGCGTTTCGATTTCGAGCTcgctataaatttttattggatCCGCGAACGAATTTGTACCAAATTTTCGGACTATGTCACTAAGTATACTGGTAATATTCTTAATTGCAATAAATTCTAACTGGGAAACAGAATCACAGAAAATAGACTTCAATAAGAATGAATTTGGCGATCACTTCACGTTT
The sequence above is drawn from the Daphnia pulicaria isolate SC F1-1A chromosome 1, SC_F0-13Bv2, whole genome shotgun sequence genome and encodes:
- the LOC124320855 gene encoding NFX1-type zinc finger-containing protein 1-like codes for the protein MEAAMQAAKCIGPCRAKLVCGHRCTARCHECQTSGLHSVCAQRCNRALICGHMCEAKCTKVCPPCKKPCGYQCSHQKCSASCGDECFMCTETCGWKCQHMKCSHPCYEFCNREPCDEPCHEILPCGHQCDSVCGENCPPKCLSCSGKKIPNFNQRSRYIYLECGHWIEVKEMDEWVNRKDESEEPIRQIRFPSCPQCRKVIRQCFRYGDQIKAFYLDLIGIKWVYVKDETIRIVEKVKQALNKWKPPIAETEDDDRIKSTFLRLTSLSNCNNLNSDQRWDLIYRIQLIYLMSCIVNDSKKKYAMKNNRKKEEFTLKQSSVEHIVCEISSAFLYMEKNSNSGYGYYFDLFIALKRMDLYRQYYAVNSLSERLPKSSRVNQRQLEKVANLLNNNQRLTNAEENFLVNWFEEKSAFYGINLTSSFNRANVQLVQRLDMSNDTWFKCTRSFCEAVFSKTCDKKCPECLDELEA